A region of the Campylobacter subantarcticus LMG 24377 genome:
GATTCTTACCAAAATGTAGAATTAAACTATAATGAAATTCAAAATAGGCAAAAAGCTTTTGATGAAAATTTTAAATTAAGTGTTAAAGATAGAGAAAGTTTTACGCGTAAAAAAAGTCAAATTTACTATATCAACGAAGGAGAGAATGAGTTTAGAATCACAGTAGATAATCTAAAAAACTATGATCTTAATCAACTTCAAATTCAAGCATTGCTTTCGCGTCCACATACTAGTGTTGATGATAAAAATTTAGAAGTGAAAATAGAAGCTAATGATTTAGTTTTTAGTTTTGATGCTAAAGAAAAAGGTGCTTGGCAGGTGCTTTTAAAAATTACTCAAAATGAAAATAGTGTAGGATTTTTTAAATTTTTTCTCCAAACTAAATGATGAAGCTTTTTATTTTTAGTTCTTTGAGAGCATTGAGAAAATACTATGAGGAAAAGCTACAAGATGATATCTTAGTGGATCCGGCTATGAGTGTGGCTGAATTCATGCAAAAAGTGGTTTTTTCTCCTTCTTTTCAAGCCTCGCATTATGAATGTTTGCTTTTAATGAAAAAAGCTTGCGAGCAAACTAAAAATTTAGAGCAGAGTTTAAAAATACCAAGTAATTTCTTTGCTTTTTTAAAAAACAATGCATATTTGTTTAGCTTTTTTAAAGAATTAAGTTTAGAAAAAAAAGATATTACTGCATTGAAATTTCATGATGCTTATGCACAGTATGATGAACATTTGCAAATTTTAGAAGAACTTTTTAAGAATTATCTTACCTTGTTAAAAGAGCAAAATTTATACGATGATATTTCTTTGCCACTTGATTATGAAATCAATGTTGATTTTTTAAAAAATTATGATGAGATTGTTTTTGATTTTCAAGGCTTTTTGAATGCTTTTGAAGTAGAGATTTTGCTAAAAATTAAAGCAATATTACCTATTAAGATACAATTTAATTGCACTCGATTTAATAAAGATTTTTTAAGTACGCTTAGTTTTTTGCAAGGTATTGATTTAAAGATAGATCATGTTTATTGTTTTGATTTAAATCATGAAGCAATTTTAGAAGAAAAGTGTTTTTTGAAAGAAAGTCAAATTAGCTATAAAAGTTTTAATTTAAGATCATTACAAGCGGCTTTTGTCTTTGAAAAAATCAATACATTTTTAAAAGCGGGTATTTGTGCAAAAGATATCGTGGTGATCACTCCTGATGAGAAATTTGTAGATATTTTGAGGTTATATGATAAAAATAATGTTTTAAACTATGCAAGTGGTGAAAGTATTAAGAATACAGCTTTTTATCATCGATTAAAATCCTTGTATGAGGGTGCTAAGGATGAGGAATTTGAATATGAAGAAAATGAGAATTTTTATGAGAAGTGGAATTTAAATAAGCATTGGTGTAATTTTCATTTTTTCCCTTCTAGTATTGATTTTGCAGAGTTTAAAAAACTTTTTGATGAGAATGTTTCTTTTGATTTTTTTGAAAATCTAATCTATTGCTTACTAGAAGATGGCAACGATGAATTGAAAAATTATATTCAGCAAGAGTTGATTTTCATCAAAGAGCTTATCAGAACTCATGCATTAAGTTTGGCTCAGATTTTAGAATTATTTTTTATGCAAATTGATAGTATAAAATTAAGTAGTGTTGGGGGTGGTGAAGTCATTGTAATGGGGCTTTTAGAAAGTAGGGGACTTAGATATGATGGAGTAATTATAGTTGATTTTAATGATGAGTTTATCCCAAAAAGAGTTTCAAGTGAGTTATTTTTAAACAATGAAATTCGCAAAAAAGCAGGGCTTATTACTCATGCGCAAAGAGAAAATTTACAAAGGCA
Encoded here:
- a CDS encoding FixH family protein, with amino-acid sequence MQNQKTFWPYGILISLGLIVIACIVTVIIASKVPVYEDNFYFDSYQNVELNYNEIQNRQKAFDENFKLSVKDRESFTRKKSQIYYINEGENEFRITVDNLKNYDLNQLQIQALLSRPHTSVDDKNLEVKIEANDLVFSFDAKEKGAWQVLLKITQNENSVGFFKFFLQTK
- a CDS encoding AddAB recombination complex, helicase AddB: MKLFIFSSLRALRKYYEEKLQDDILVDPAMSVAEFMQKVVFSPSFQASHYECLLLMKKACEQTKNLEQSLKIPSNFFAFLKNNAYLFSFFKELSLEKKDITALKFHDAYAQYDEHLQILEELFKNYLTLLKEQNLYDDISLPLDYEINVDFLKNYDEIVFDFQGFLNAFEVEILLKIKAILPIKIQFNCTRFNKDFLSTLSFLQGIDLKIDHVYCFDLNHEAILEEKCFLKESQISYKSFNLRSLQAAFVFEKINTFLKAGICAKDIVVITPDEKFVDILRLYDKNNVLNYASGESIKNTAFYHRLKSLYEGAKDEEFEYEENENFYEKWNLNKHWCNFHFFPSSIDFAEFKKLFDENVSFDFFENLIYCLLEDGNDELKNYIQQELIFIKELIRTHALSLAQILELFFMQIDSIKLSSVGGGEVIVMGLLESRGLRYDGVIIVDFNDEFIPKRVSSELFLNNEIRKKAGLITHAQRENLQRHYYYTLIAKAKLVGITYVENEEKIKSRFLSELEFPFYEDKTYSNNAYVKYFQTHPCMFNLDPIVSIRAEHDYFQNDLSFSRFHLLVHYGLDYYYKYVLGLKEPKILDDTLRANELGSFIHKALELYYTQKSKNHFDYEVFMQVIKDMQQYRIDALNLALIQTIFKEFQILENEHFKQGYVVEKCEFMPPKKEFTAENGVKIRAIGFLDRVDNNGNERLIIDYKSGKADEKSYQLAFYKFLLESQNAPSNTKACFYDLKNIKIIHENSKSKSVQELKDLLNELAKEPLEKEFFNQKNDNTYSPYAMLYKKEFKL